The following are encoded in a window of Methylicorpusculum oleiharenae genomic DNA:
- a CDS encoding DUF4845 domain-containing protein — protein MSLSSNRESGLTLITLTLLLGFIAFITLLVLKIAPIYIDHSKVKSALTGVEQMENIETVTREEVWSSLEKRFNMNYVTDITKDNVKVTRRGGYLKVEIEYEVVKPIVGNLSVLVNFYEIIEVGQE, from the coding sequence ATGAGCTTGTCATCTAATCGCGAAAGCGGTCTGACCTTAATAACCTTGACACTGTTGCTGGGTTTTATTGCCTTTATTACGTTGCTGGTTTTAAAAATCGCGCCAATATATATCGACCACAGCAAAGTGAAAAGTGCTTTGACAGGGGTAGAGCAGATGGAAAATATTGAGACGGTGACCCGGGAAGAGGTATGGAGTTCTCTGGAAAAGCGCTTCAACATGAATTACGTCACGGATATCACTAAAGACAATGTCAAGGTAACGCGCCGTGGCGGCTATTTGAAAGTTGAAATCGAATATGAAGTCGTTAAGCCCATCGTCGGCAATTTGAGTGTGCTGGTAAATTTTTATGAAATTATTGAGGTAGGGCAGGAGTGA
- the lepB gene encoding signal peptidase I, which yields MDFDFSFFLLMATVVTGVIWGGYLLLLKYTHKEPTPENEPLIVEYARSFFPIVLIVLVLRSFLVEPFRIPSGSMMPTLLIGDFILVNKFTYGVRLPVINTKVIDMNQPERGDVVVFRYPKEPTVDYIKRIIGLPGDKIAYYNKNLYVNGSPVQRVSLGMYHGVGQGQSMTGAEHFQEDLQGVEHSILIHNGAPSVEGVYVVPNGHFFVMGDNRDNSNDSRYWGTVPEDNLVGKAFFIWMSWDWQNKGIGFDRIGTLLK from the coding sequence ATGGATTTTGATTTCTCTTTTTTTTTGCTGATGGCAACGGTTGTAACAGGTGTTATCTGGGGCGGTTATCTTTTACTGCTCAAATACACACATAAAGAGCCGACTCCTGAAAACGAACCTCTGATTGTCGAATATGCACGATCTTTTTTTCCTATCGTATTGATCGTTTTGGTGTTGCGTTCATTTTTAGTGGAGCCTTTTAGAATTCCATCAGGTTCCATGATGCCGACCTTGTTAATTGGCGACTTTATTTTGGTGAACAAGTTTACGTACGGTGTTCGTTTGCCTGTCATCAATACCAAAGTCATTGACATGAATCAGCCTGAAAGAGGAGATGTTGTTGTCTTCAGGTACCCAAAAGAGCCGACTGTCGATTACATCAAACGGATCATCGGTTTGCCGGGTGATAAAATCGCTTATTACAATAAAAATCTTTATGTCAACGGCTCGCCGGTTCAGCGAGTTTCCTTGGGTATGTACCACGGCGTCGGTCAAGGCCAGTCAATGACCGGTGCTGAACATTTCCAGGAAGATCTTCAAGGGGTTGAGCACAGTATTCTGATACATAATGGCGCGCCTTCGGTGGAAGGTGTTTATGTCGTGCCGAACGGGCACTTCTTCGTCATGGGTGACAATCGCGATAACAGTAACGATAGCCGTTATTGGGGCACGGTTCCCGAGGACAATCTGGTTGGCAAGGCCTTTTTTATATGGATGAGTTGGGATTGGCAGAATAAAGGGATTGGCTTTGACCGAATTGGCACCTTGCTTAAGTAA
- the lepA gene encoding translation elongation factor 4: MDLKNIRNFSIIAHIDHGKSTLADRFIQICGGLTDREMGNQVLDSMDIERERGITIKAQSVTLFYTAKNGETYQLNFIDTPGHVDFSYEVSRSLAACEGALLVVDAAQGVEAQSVANCYTAIEQGLEVVPVLNKIDLPSAEPERVAAEIEDVIGIPADAALKISAKTGIGVEDVLEQIIDLVPSPKGNEQGPLQALIIDSWFDSYLGVVSLVRIFNGSIRKKQKITIMSTGKSFLVEKVGVFTPKRQERDELKTGEVGFMVAAIKDIYGAPVGDTITWTDNPADEPVAGFQKVQPRVFAGLYPVSSDDYEDLREALNKLRLNDAALQFEPETSQALGFGFRCGFLGMLHMEIIQERLEREYDVDLITTSPTVIYEVTTHNDEVLMVDNPAKLPDTGTVRTIKEPIIRANILVPQDYLGAVISLCIEKRGSQKDMQYVGRQVSLHYELPLSEVVLDFFDRLKSASRGFASFDYEFLRFQEADLVKLDILINGDKVDALSIIVHREMSHIKGRDLVEKMKDLIPRQMFEVAIQAAIGSKVIARSTVKALRKNVTAKCYGGDITRKKKLLEKQKAGKKRMKQVGNIEIPQEAFLAVLQVNKE, translated from the coding sequence GTGGATTTAAAAAATATAAGAAATTTCTCCATTATTGCGCATATCGATCACGGAAAATCGACCTTAGCAGATAGGTTTATCCAGATTTGTGGAGGACTCACAGATCGGGAAATGGGTAATCAAGTGCTTGATTCCATGGATATTGAGCGCGAACGCGGCATTACCATCAAGGCACAAAGCGTTACTTTGTTTTATACTGCAAAAAATGGTGAAACCTATCAGCTTAATTTTATCGATACGCCCGGCCATGTGGATTTTTCTTACGAAGTGTCGCGGTCTCTCGCTGCGTGCGAGGGCGCTTTGCTGGTTGTTGATGCCGCACAAGGTGTTGAAGCCCAAAGTGTAGCCAACTGCTACACCGCTATAGAGCAAGGCCTTGAAGTGGTTCCTGTGCTTAACAAGATTGACTTGCCTTCTGCCGAGCCGGAGCGAGTCGCTGCCGAAATAGAAGACGTTATCGGCATTCCAGCGGATGCGGCTTTAAAAATTAGCGCAAAAACCGGAATAGGTGTTGAAGATGTTTTGGAACAGATTATTGATCTGGTTCCTTCTCCCAAGGGCAACGAGCAAGGGCCCTTACAAGCGCTGATTATCGATTCATGGTTCGATAGTTATCTTGGCGTAGTTTCCCTAGTAAGAATATTTAACGGTAGTATCCGTAAAAAACAGAAAATTACGATCATGTCTACGGGCAAGTCGTTTCTGGTTGAGAAAGTGGGCGTATTTACGCCAAAGCGTCAAGAGCGGGACGAGCTTAAAACCGGTGAAGTCGGTTTTATGGTAGCCGCTATAAAGGATATTTACGGTGCTCCGGTGGGTGACACGATTACCTGGACTGATAATCCTGCAGATGAACCTGTTGCCGGATTCCAAAAAGTTCAGCCACGCGTTTTTGCGGGCCTTTATCCGGTCAGCTCCGATGATTATGAGGATTTGCGTGAAGCGCTGAACAAGCTCAGGCTTAATGATGCGGCATTGCAGTTTGAGCCTGAAACGTCTCAAGCGTTGGGCTTTGGTTTTCGTTGCGGTTTTCTTGGCATGTTGCACATGGAAATCATCCAGGAGCGGTTGGAGCGGGAATATGATGTGGACCTTATTACCACGTCACCCACCGTAATTTACGAAGTGACAACTCATAACGATGAAGTTTTGATGGTGGATAATCCGGCAAAACTTCCCGATACCGGTACTGTCCGGACCATCAAAGAGCCGATCATTCGCGCAAATATCTTGGTTCCCCAGGATTATTTAGGCGCAGTCATCTCTCTGTGCATTGAAAAGAGAGGATCGCAAAAAGATATGCAGTATGTGGGGCGTCAGGTTTCCTTGCATTATGAGCTGCCATTAAGCGAAGTGGTACTGGACTTTTTCGATCGATTAAAGTCGGCAAGTCGTGGTTTTGCGTCGTTTGATTATGAGTTTCTCCGGTTTCAGGAAGCCGATTTGGTCAAGTTGGATATATTGATAAACGGTGACAAGGTTGATGCCTTGTCCATCATAGTGCATCGGGAAATGAGTCATATCAAGGGCCGCGATCTGGTCGAAAAAATGAAAGACCTGATACCTCGCCAAATGTTTGAAGTAGCCATTCAAGCCGCAATTGGTTCTAAGGTTATTGCCCGATCCACAGTAAAAGCGTTGAGAAAAAATGTCACAGCCAAATGTTATGGCGGTGATATCACGCGCAAAAAGAAACTACTCGAAAAACAAAAGGCCGGCAAAAAAAGGATGAAGCAAGTCGGTAATATTGAGATACCTCAAGAAGCCTTTTTAGCGGTTCTTCAGGTTAATAAAGAGTAA
- a CDS encoding DegQ family serine endoprotease, with the protein MLKNSYGIFLLLLMAAQSAIAQLPDFTNMVKENGKAVVNVSTKQKMPENDMVGTTEMPQLPEGIPPEMEELFKHFFQGPGGGMAPRETNSLGSGFVISSDGYVLTNHHVVNNADEIIVKLSDRREVPAKLIGSDARTDVALLKIEATDLPAVVIGSQEQLQVGEWVLAIGSPFGFEQSVTAGIVSAKGRSLPGGNYVPFIQTDVAINPGNSGGPLFNMDGKVVGINSQIYSRTGGFMGLSFAIPMDVVMNVVDQIKTKGKVSRGWLGVQIQDVTRELAESFGMKRPVGALVAKIVSGSPAEDAALQIGDIITEFNGTPIEMSGDLPPIVGMTPIDQKASLTLIRQGEKKTIPIKVGLLPEEESEQPVEKKEVKPTNRLGISVTNLTDEQREQLQVIKNGVLVEIVARGPASQAGIQSGDVILRINNNIVRDVADFDKIVSQLSAGKSIAVLIQRRGNPVFLAIKLDK; encoded by the coding sequence ATGCTCAAAAATAGTTACGGAATTTTCTTGCTGTTGTTGATGGCTGCGCAATCAGCGATTGCTCAACTGCCTGATTTCACCAACATGGTCAAAGAAAATGGTAAAGCTGTCGTTAATGTCAGTACAAAACAAAAAATGCCTGAAAATGACATGGTCGGAACAACTGAAATGCCTCAGTTACCGGAAGGCATTCCGCCGGAAATGGAAGAATTGTTCAAACATTTTTTTCAAGGACCGGGTGGCGGCATGGCGCCACGTGAAACTAATTCTTTGGGTTCCGGATTTGTTATATCCAGCGATGGCTATGTGTTAACTAACCACCATGTTGTTAATAATGCCGATGAAATCATCGTAAAACTATCTGACCGCAGGGAAGTGCCGGCCAAGTTAATTGGTTCAGATGCCCGGACTGACGTGGCTTTATTGAAAATAGAGGCTACAGATTTACCTGCGGTTGTCATCGGTTCTCAGGAACAGTTGCAAGTGGGGGAATGGGTCTTGGCGATAGGCTCACCGTTTGGATTTGAGCAATCAGTGACAGCGGGTATCGTAAGCGCTAAAGGCCGGAGTTTGCCGGGGGGGAATTATGTGCCTTTTATTCAAACCGATGTTGCGATAAATCCGGGTAATTCAGGCGGTCCGCTGTTTAACATGGATGGTAAAGTGGTCGGCATAAATTCTCAAATCTATAGTCGTACGGGCGGTTTTATGGGGCTTTCTTTCGCCATTCCAATGGATGTGGTGATGAACGTTGTTGATCAGATTAAAACTAAAGGGAAAGTGTCACGCGGTTGGTTAGGTGTTCAGATTCAAGATGTTACCCGGGAATTGGCCGAGTCATTTGGGATGAAAAGACCTGTTGGTGCATTGGTCGCAAAAATTGTTTCCGGAAGTCCTGCAGAGGATGCGGCGTTGCAAATTGGCGATATCATCACCGAGTTTAACGGTACCCCGATAGAAATGTCTGGAGATTTACCGCCCATAGTTGGCATGACTCCGATTGATCAAAAAGCCAGCTTAACTTTGATCCGTCAAGGTGAGAAAAAAACAATACCGATTAAAGTAGGCTTGCTGCCCGAAGAAGAAAGTGAGCAACCGGTCGAGAAAAAAGAAGTTAAGCCGACTAATCGTCTGGGAATTTCAGTCACTAATTTAACTGATGAGCAAAGAGAGCAATTACAAGTCATTAAAAATGGCGTTCTAGTTGAGATAGTTGCCAGAGGACCTGCATCGCAAGCGGGTATTCAAAGCGGTGATGTGATTTTACGCATCAATAATAATATCGTCCGTGATGTGGCTGATTTTGATAAGATAGTCAGTCAACTTTCTGCCGGGAAATCAATTGCAGTTTTGATCCAGCGTCGCGGAAATCCGGTATTTTTAGCAATTAAACTAGACAAGTAA
- a CDS encoding MucB/RseB C-terminal domain-containing protein: MLKLFSLILILAAANVFADEAQPSPSQTLMKMQQAMDLLNYHGTVAFLRNGKLNTLKYSHASIEGQNQERLITLNSPMHEVIRDADKVSCFFETTSRVVVDHRPSARSFLMDLPERMDGVEEYYDLTFSGEEQVALLTARVLDIKPKDAFRYARRIWVEKQQFLPLKIEVYDQNNDTIEQVVFTEMTLEKSLPLVDVNASFSGREIQHIHDRMPMPFDQAGFELTQVPGGFNPQFYIQLNMSDAEQPVEHLLLSDGFSSVSVYLEQKNEKMELGASSSGTVNSFSRLVDGYLLTVMGEVPPAAVKLIAEGVRLRSD, from the coding sequence GTGTTAAAACTGTTTAGTCTTATTCTGATCCTGGCTGCGGCAAATGTTTTCGCGGATGAAGCTCAGCCATCACCAAGCCAAACGCTGATGAAAATGCAGCAAGCCATGGATTTGCTGAATTACCACGGTACTGTAGCTTTCCTTAGAAATGGAAAATTAAACACGCTCAAATATTCTCACGCTTCAATTGAAGGGCAAAATCAGGAGCGTCTTATTACGTTAAACTCTCCCATGCATGAAGTTATCCGGGATGCAGATAAGGTCAGTTGTTTCTTTGAGACAACTTCCAGGGTAGTTGTCGATCACCGGCCGTCCGCCCGTTCATTTCTAATGGATTTGCCTGAGCGTATGGACGGCGTTGAAGAATATTATGACCTGACTTTTTCAGGTGAAGAGCAGGTCGCTCTTCTGACGGCGAGAGTTTTGGATATCAAGCCTAAAGACGCTTTCAGGTATGCCAGACGGATCTGGGTAGAAAAGCAGCAGTTTTTGCCTTTGAAAATTGAAGTCTATGATCAAAACAACGATACGATTGAGCAGGTGGTCTTTACAGAAATGACGCTGGAAAAGTCGCTGCCCCTGGTTGATGTCAATGCCAGCTTTTCTGGACGGGAAATACAACATATCCATGACCGAATGCCCATGCCTTTTGATCAGGCTGGATTTGAGCTGACGCAAGTGCCGGGTGGTTTTAATCCTCAATTTTACATTCAGCTCAATATGAGTGATGCAGAGCAGCCTGTTGAGCATTTATTGCTGAGTGATGGATTTTCATCGGTGTCTGTTTATCTGGAACAAAAAAATGAAAAGATGGAGTTGGGCGCTAGTTCATCCGGTACAGTCAATTCATTTAGCCGCCTGGTTGATGGTTACCTTCTCACCGTGATGGGTGAGGTGCCTCCGGCAGCTGTTAAGCTGATAGCAGAAGGGGTCAGGCTTCGTTCTGATTGA
- a CDS encoding sigma-E factor negative regulatory protein has translation MIEELNQKISQLIDNDLDKEEALVLLKKMKQDPVLQAKLSRYETIGHAIKSDVFLSVDSDFAARVNQAIHKEPVYLLPRRKAVFNPNLRLSALAASVALLAVLVSQGFQTYSPSEALTKPSLVIASNTKPEPLNTLVQVYPPVVPSDRPLETKAGTVQPSVSRFAEYLQAHNSTRYIDGGFERQPYARVVSYSQE, from the coding sequence ATGATTGAAGAACTGAATCAAAAAATTTCTCAATTAATTGACAATGATTTAGACAAAGAAGAGGCGCTAGTCCTTCTTAAAAAGATGAAGCAAGACCCTGTTTTGCAGGCAAAATTAAGCCGCTATGAAACGATAGGTCATGCCATCAAATCGGATGTTTTCCTGTCGGTTGATTCTGATTTCGCAGCCCGGGTAAATCAGGCGATTCATAAAGAACCTGTCTACTTATTGCCCAGACGAAAGGCTGTGTTTAACCCTAATTTGAGACTTTCCGCATTAGCGGCATCCGTTGCATTGCTGGCTGTTTTGGTTTCTCAGGGCTTTCAAACCTATAGTCCGTCTGAAGCCCTCACTAAACCAAGCCTAGTTATTGCTTCAAACACTAAGCCAGAACCTTTAAATACATTGGTCCAGGTATATCCTCCGGTGGTTCCGTCAGACAGGCCCTTGGAAACAAAGGCGGGGACGGTTCAGCCATCCGTGTCACGTTTTGCGGAATACCTTCAAGCCCATAACAGCACCCGTTATATTGACGGGGGATTTGAGCGTCAACCTTATGCTCGAGTCGTGAGTTACAGTCAGGAATAA
- the rpoE gene encoding RNA polymerase sigma factor RpoE → MKNKTGNSEELDQDLVLRVQQGDKSAYDLLVIKYQHKIIQLVNRYVKDQSEAQDVAQETFIKAYRALGNFRGDSAFYTWLYRIAINTAKNYLVARTRRGSDSELDIDDEEQVHNINELKGLDTPEQLLLNDEIIETIRSAIEKLPEEMRIAITLREFEGMSYEEIAEAMDCPVGTVRSRIFRAREAIDSKLNPLLG, encoded by the coding sequence GTGAAAAATAAAACAGGGAACAGCGAAGAGCTTGATCAAGACTTGGTGCTGCGTGTGCAGCAGGGCGACAAGTCGGCCTATGATTTGTTGGTGATAAAATACCAGCATAAAATCATTCAATTGGTTAATCGTTATGTCAAAGATCAAAGCGAAGCTCAGGATGTTGCTCAAGAAACATTCATAAAAGCTTACCGCGCACTGGGAAATTTCAGAGGCGACAGTGCTTTTTATACCTGGCTTTACCGGATTGCCATAAATACGGCAAAAAATTATTTGGTCGCCAGAACGCGACGTGGTTCAGACAGTGAATTGGATATTGATGACGAAGAGCAAGTCCACAATATCAATGAGCTCAAAGGTCTGGATACGCCGGAACAGCTGTTATTGAATGATGAAATTATAGAAACAATCAGATCAGCGATAGAGAAATTACCTGAAGAAATGCGCATTGCAATCACTCTGCGGGAATTCGAGGGCATGAGCTATGAAGAAATAGCTGAGGCAATGGATTGTCCGGTAGGTACGGTGCGTTCTCGTATTTTTAGAGCTCGTGAGGCAATAGATAGTAAATTGAACCCTTTATTGGGATAA
- the nadB gene encoding L-aspartate oxidase, producing MSESNNIQQNYDVLIIGSGAAGLSLALKLADYTRIAILSKFTVSEGSTAYAQGGISAVLDAQDSLESHIADTLDAGAGLCDPEIVKLTVTHGKESIEWLKSQGVAFTEEQSSSGETQFHLNREGGHSHRRIVHTADATGKAVSESLVSRAKQHPNITIFEHHNVIDLITTPKCGKAPDRVIGAYVLDVKAGKVKSIAARIFALATGGASKVYLYSTNPQIATGDGIALAWRAGCRIGNMEFMQFHPTCLYHPLGRSFLISEAVRGEGGKLILPDGTRFMARFDKREELAPRDIVARAIDHEIKKRGIDCVYLDISHKPNSFILEHFPNIYETCLKLGIDITKQPIPVVPAAHYTCGGIVTDQNARTDISNLYAVGEVAFTGLHGANRMASNSLLECLVFAEQASRDILKNLASTPAVVAIPEWDESKVGDSDEEVVVSHNWNELRNFMWDYVGIVRTDKRLSRAMRRIELLKSEITEYYSHFRVTSDLLELRNLVIVAELIIRCAQQRKESRGLHYTLDYPEADNSKPAVNTLLTPDNLLPRN from the coding sequence ATGTCAGAAAGTAACAACATTCAACAAAACTATGATGTACTTATAATCGGTAGTGGCGCTGCAGGGCTAAGCCTGGCACTTAAACTGGCTGACTATACGCGCATTGCCATCTTATCAAAGTTTACAGTTTCTGAGGGAAGTACTGCTTATGCGCAAGGCGGAATTTCAGCAGTACTGGATGCGCAGGATTCTCTGGAATCCCATATCGCTGACACGCTGGATGCAGGTGCCGGGCTATGCGACCCGGAAATAGTGAAACTCACAGTCACCCATGGCAAAGAATCGATCGAGTGGCTTAAAAGCCAGGGAGTCGCATTTACCGAGGAACAATCCAGCAGCGGAGAGACGCAGTTCCATTTAAACCGCGAGGGTGGCCATTCTCACCGACGTATTGTGCACACAGCCGATGCCACGGGTAAAGCGGTATCAGAATCGTTAGTCAGCAGAGCCAAGCAACATCCGAATATTACAATTTTTGAACACCACAACGTCATTGATCTGATTACAACCCCTAAATGTGGCAAAGCACCTGACCGGGTAATTGGAGCCTACGTCCTGGATGTTAAAGCCGGAAAAGTCAAATCTATTGCAGCCCGTATTTTTGCCCTGGCAACCGGGGGCGCCAGCAAAGTCTATCTATACAGCACCAACCCTCAAATTGCTACCGGCGATGGCATTGCATTAGCGTGGCGGGCAGGCTGCCGGATCGGTAATATGGAATTCATGCAATTCCATCCGACCTGTCTTTATCATCCGCTTGGCCGCTCTTTCCTGATTAGTGAGGCGGTCAGAGGTGAAGGAGGAAAGTTAATCCTGCCTGACGGCACCCGGTTTATGGCAAGATTCGATAAACGGGAAGAACTGGCGCCTAGGGACATTGTTGCCAGAGCAATTGATCACGAGATCAAGAAACGCGGAATTGATTGCGTTTATCTGGATATCAGCCACAAGCCCAACTCGTTCATATTGGAACATTTCCCGAATATTTATGAAACGTGTCTGAAGCTGGGTATTGATATTACAAAACAACCGATACCCGTGGTTCCCGCCGCCCATTATACCTGCGGGGGCATTGTCACCGACCAAAACGCCCGCACAGATATCAGCAATCTTTATGCTGTGGGCGAAGTGGCTTTTACGGGTTTGCACGGCGCAAATCGCATGGCCAGCAATTCACTGCTGGAGTGCTTGGTATTTGCAGAGCAGGCAAGCCGCGATATTTTAAAAAATCTAGCCTCCACACCCGCTGTTGTTGCCATTCCTGAGTGGGACGAATCGAAAGTCGGTGATTCGGATGAAGAAGTCGTGGTTTCTCATAACTGGAACGAACTCAGAAACTTTATGTGGGACTATGTCGGCATAGTCAGAACAGATAAACGCTTGAGCCGGGCCATGCGCCGTATTGAACTGCTTAAAAGCGAAATCACCGAATACTACAGTCACTTTAGAGTCACCAGCGACTTGCTGGAACTTCGGAATCTGGTGATTGTAGCGGAGTTGATCATTCGCTGCGCCCAGCAACGCAAGGAAAGCCGGGGCCTACACTACACGCTGGATTATCCAGAAGCAGATAACTCTAAACCGGCGGTAAACACGCTGTTAACGCCCGACAATTTACTCCCCCGGAATTAA
- the lpxA gene encoding acyl-ACP--UDP-N-acetylglucosamine O-acyltransferase produces MAKLIHPTAYIADKAELADDVKVGPFAVIEEDVQIGPGCQIGAHAVVQRYVKMGSGNVLHPHSVLGDLPQDLGFKPETVTWLAIGDNNVFREGFTAHRATKENGETRIGSGCYFMNNSHVAHDCVIGDNTIFANNVAIGGHVEVGHKVFMGGSVVAHQFCRIGAYAIVQGTTGLNMDVIPFMLIGGRPARHYRLNTIGLRRAGITGDRYKVLETAFRLLKKKKSIDELEETEEILLLKEWLSVKSKRGLHGFIELSRAEDR; encoded by the coding sequence ATGGCAAAATTGATTCATCCAACCGCTTATATAGCCGATAAAGCCGAATTGGCTGACGATGTCAAAGTGGGTCCTTTCGCAGTGATTGAAGAGGACGTTCAAATCGGTCCCGGCTGCCAAATAGGCGCGCACGCCGTTGTACAGCGCTATGTCAAAATGGGCTCAGGAAATGTTTTGCATCCTCACTCCGTGTTGGGAGACTTGCCTCAGGATCTTGGTTTTAAACCGGAAACCGTTACCTGGCTGGCTATTGGCGATAATAATGTATTCAGAGAGGGTTTTACCGCGCACCGAGCCACTAAAGAGAACGGTGAAACGCGGATAGGTTCAGGCTGCTATTTTATGAATAACAGTCATGTCGCACACGATTGTGTCATTGGGGACAACACCATATTTGCCAATAATGTCGCGATTGGAGGCCACGTCGAGGTAGGTCATAAAGTATTTATGGGGGGCTCGGTGGTGGCGCATCAGTTTTGCCGAATCGGTGCATACGCGATCGTACAGGGTACCACCGGTCTTAATATGGATGTGATACCTTTTATGCTGATTGGCGGCCGCCCCGCCCGGCATTATCGTCTTAATACCATAGGATTACGACGCGCTGGCATTACCGGTGACCGTTATAAAGTGCTGGAAACGGCATTTCGGCTGCTAAAAAAGAAAAAAAGCATAGATGAGCTGGAGGAAACTGAAGAGATTCTGCTGCTTAAAGAGTGGCTGTCTGTTAAATCCAAACGGGGCTTGCACGGTTTTATCGAGCTTTCCAGGGCAGAAGACCGATAA
- the xerD gene encoding site-specific tyrosine recombinase XerD, translated as MSLDLIDTFLDMLWAEQGVSENTLSAYGSDLKIFSKWLKEKSLIEVMSDDISAFLAYRYKQGIGNRSTARILSSLRKFYGYLLRENQIVIDPTSLIDLPYIGRKLPISLSEQDVESLLNAPETVHVLGHRDRTMLEMLYATGLRVSELVGLRLEQVSFRQGVVRITGKGNKERLVPVGEEAMTWLQEYFERTRPQLLKERRCEFLFVTQRAEGMTRQAFWHIIKRHSKQAGITKDLSPHTLRHAFATHLLNHGADLRVVQLLLGHSDLSTTQIYTHIARERLKDLHEKFHPRG; from the coding sequence ATGTCACTTGATTTAATCGACACATTTCTTGACATGCTGTGGGCTGAACAAGGCGTGAGTGAAAATACCTTGTCTGCCTATGGCAGCGATTTAAAGATATTTTCCAAATGGTTAAAAGAAAAATCCCTGATAGAGGTTATGTCTGATGATATCTCAGCTTTTTTAGCCTATCGCTATAAGCAAGGTATTGGTAACCGCTCAACTGCGCGAATCCTGTCTAGTCTGAGAAAGTTTTATGGTTACCTGCTAAGAGAAAATCAGATTGTTATCGACCCAACCTCGCTTATCGATTTACCCTATATCGGCAGAAAATTGCCGATATCACTTTCGGAGCAAGATGTTGAGAGTCTTCTTAATGCGCCGGAGACAGTCCATGTGCTTGGGCACAGGGACAGAACCATGTTGGAAATGCTTTATGCGACAGGTTTGAGGGTATCGGAGCTGGTCGGGTTAAGATTAGAACAAGTCAGTTTCAGGCAAGGTGTGGTGCGCATTACCGGTAAAGGCAATAAGGAGCGTTTGGTGCCGGTGGGCGAAGAAGCCATGACCTGGTTGCAAGAGTATTTTGAAAGGACACGGCCGCAGTTGCTGAAGGAACGGCGCTGTGAGTTCCTTTTTGTAACGCAACGCGCTGAAGGCATGACACGACAGGCGTTTTGGCATATTATCAAACGGCATTCAAAGCAGGCCGGTATCACTAAGGATTTATCGCCTCACACGCTGCGTCATGCCTTTGCTACGCATTTGTTGAATCACGGTGCTGATTTGCGTGTCGTGCAGTTGCTGTTAGGGCATTCGGATTTATCAACGACACAGATATACACCCATATTGCACGTGAACGTTTAAAAGATTTACATGAAAAATTCCACCCCAGAGGATAA
- a CDS encoding methylated-DNA--[protein]-cysteine S-methyltransferase — MTFSVEWVDTAEGLQESQIINLPFADIKIDRRGDVIVSADWVLSADPVAKKHADVTMTSVWLECWQQADKSTSLKLLKQGTCYQFKVWQELLKIPFGHTMTYKALALQIGSGARAIGNACKKNPYPLIIPCHRIVAAHGLGGYSGETQGDLVAIKRKLLAAEAMFKYVT; from the coding sequence ATGACGTTTAGTGTTGAATGGGTTGATACGGCAGAAGGTCTGCAGGAATCCCAGATTATAAATCTCCCATTTGCTGATATAAAAATTGACCGGCGGGGAGATGTGATAGTTTCTGCTGACTGGGTGCTAAGTGCCGATCCGGTGGCTAAAAAGCACGCTGATGTAACGATGACATCTGTTTGGCTGGAGTGCTGGCAGCAAGCGGATAAATCAACAAGCCTCAAATTACTTAAGCAAGGAACGTGCTATCAGTTTAAAGTTTGGCAGGAATTGCTCAAAATTCCCTTTGGACACACAATGACCTATAAAGCCTTGGCGTTGCAAATCGGTTCAGGGGCCAGAGCGATTGGTAACGCCTGCAAAAAAAATCCCTATCCTTTAATTATTCCGTGTCATCGGATCGTTGCGGCTCACGGCTTGGGCGGATATAGCGGAGAAACTCAAGGCGATTTAGTGGCAATCAAGCGAAAGTTATTAGCGGCCGAAGCAATGTTTAAATATGTCACTTGA